A genome region from Erigeron canadensis isolate Cc75 chromosome 3, C_canadensis_v1, whole genome shotgun sequence includes the following:
- the LOC122592906 gene encoding uncharacterized protein LOC122592906 isoform X1 → MASPVPAKSQPLHNFSLPHLKWKNHRSSRSRLAVESSSSPSPPHRSPSYVQRRPSPLHRQSQSESESEPPLEKTLTTDKTKRSNNNNNKICIRFRNSDVAPEVNQNDAAASLATEEDAELLPKTWNLRPRRPPPVNQKQSNINSSNNKIGSLPLPENRIIYNKNVNNKEGSEMKNNDQGNAVMCKKVKFSITLSRDEIEEDIYSLTGSKPARRPKKRPRTLQRQLDTLFPGLWLGSITADTYKVSEALPTKQ, encoded by the exons ATGGCGTCACCAGTACCTGCAAAATCACAGCCGCTACACAACTTCTCATTACCGCATCTGAAATGGAAGAACCACCGGAGCAGCCGAAGCAGACTCGCCGTAGAAAGTTCTTCATCACCATCGCCGCCACATAGATCTCCGTCTTATGTTCAACGGCGGCCGTCACCTCTGCACCGCCAATCTCAATCGGAATCAGAATCTGAACCTCCGCTTGAAAAAACTCTCACTACTGACAAAACGAAACgatcaaacaacaacaacaataagaTCTGTATTCGATTCCGTAATAGCGACGTTGCGCCGGAAGTAAACCAAAACGACGCCGCCGCGTCGTTAGCGACGGAAGAAGATGCCGAATTATTACCGAAAACGTGGAATCTGAGACCTAGAAGACCGCCGCCGGTGAATCAAAAGCAATCTAATATtaatagtagtaataataagaTCGGTTCATTGCCATTGCCGGAAAACagaattatttataataaaaatgttaataataaagaaggatcagaaatgaaaaataatgatcaGGGCAATGCTGTGATGTGTAAAAAGGTTAAGTTTTCAATTACGCTTTCGCGTGATGAGATCGAAGAAGATATATATTCGTTAACTGGTTCGAAACCTGCCAGGAGGCCGAAAAAGAGACCGAGGACTCTCCAGAGACAACTTGAT ACACTGTTTCCTGGTTTATGGCTGGGATCGATAACAGCCGATACATACAAAGTATCTGAAGCTCTTCCTACAAAG CAGTAG
- the LOC122592906 gene encoding uncharacterized protein LOC122592906 isoform X2, with amino-acid sequence MASPVPAKSQPLHNFSLPHLKWKNHRSSRSRLAVESSSSPSPPHRSPSYVQRRPSPLHRQSQSESESEPPLEKTLTTDKTKRSNNNNNKICIRFRNSDVAPEVNQNDAAASLATEEDAELLPKTWNLRPRRPPPVNQKQSNINSSNNKIGSLPLPENRIIYNKNVNNKEGSEMKNNDQGNAVMCKKVKFSITLSRDEIEEDIYSLTGSKPARRPKKRPRTLQRQLDTLFPGLWLGSITADTYKVSEALPTK; translated from the exons ATGGCGTCACCAGTACCTGCAAAATCACAGCCGCTACACAACTTCTCATTACCGCATCTGAAATGGAAGAACCACCGGAGCAGCCGAAGCAGACTCGCCGTAGAAAGTTCTTCATCACCATCGCCGCCACATAGATCTCCGTCTTATGTTCAACGGCGGCCGTCACCTCTGCACCGCCAATCTCAATCGGAATCAGAATCTGAACCTCCGCTTGAAAAAACTCTCACTACTGACAAAACGAAACgatcaaacaacaacaacaataagaTCTGTATTCGATTCCGTAATAGCGACGTTGCGCCGGAAGTAAACCAAAACGACGCCGCCGCGTCGTTAGCGACGGAAGAAGATGCCGAATTATTACCGAAAACGTGGAATCTGAGACCTAGAAGACCGCCGCCGGTGAATCAAAAGCAATCTAATATtaatagtagtaataataagaTCGGTTCATTGCCATTGCCGGAAAACagaattatttataataaaaatgttaataataaagaaggatcagaaatgaaaaataatgatcaGGGCAATGCTGTGATGTGTAAAAAGGTTAAGTTTTCAATTACGCTTTCGCGTGATGAGATCGAAGAAGATATATATTCGTTAACTGGTTCGAAACCTGCCAGGAGGCCGAAAAAGAGACCGAGGACTCTCCAGAGACAACTTGAT ACACTGTTTCCTGGTTTATGGCTGGGATCGATAACAGCCGATACATACAAAGTATCTGAAGCTCTTCCTACAAAG TAG